One Nocardioides luti DNA window includes the following coding sequences:
- the hppD gene encoding 4-hydroxyphenylpyruvate dioxygenase → MTSQTTTTTDAPSTGGGLTADEMKADLTLEQLQQLVGLVEYDQQGDVFPVTGWDAIVFVVGNATQTAHYYQSAWGMELVAYSGPENGNRDHKSFVLRSGSIKFVINGAVDPDSTLADHHRRHGDGVVDIALEVPDVDVCIAQARRAGARVVREPEDVTDEHGTVRIASIATYGETVHTLVDRSRYDGPYLPGYVTKTSSWQKRDGQPKRLFQALDHIVGNVELGHMEEWVEFYNRVMGFVNMAEFIGDDIATDYSALMSKVVANGNHRVKFPLNEPAIAKKKSQIDEYLEFYRGAGAQHLAVATNDIIASVDALRANGVEFLATPDSYYEDPELRARIGNVRVPIEELQKRAILVDRDEDGYLLQIFTKPLGDRPTVFFELIERHGSLGFGKGNFKALFEAIEREQDARGNL, encoded by the coding sequence ATGACGTCGCAGACCACCACCACGACCGACGCGCCCAGCACCGGCGGCGGGCTCACCGCCGACGAGATGAAGGCGGACCTGACGCTCGAGCAGCTGCAGCAGCTCGTCGGGCTCGTGGAGTACGACCAGCAGGGCGACGTCTTCCCGGTCACCGGCTGGGACGCGATCGTCTTCGTCGTCGGCAACGCCACCCAGACCGCGCACTACTACCAGTCCGCGTGGGGCATGGAGCTGGTCGCCTACTCCGGTCCGGAGAACGGCAACCGCGACCACAAGTCCTTCGTGCTGCGCTCCGGCTCGATCAAGTTCGTCATCAACGGCGCCGTCGACCCCGACAGCACCCTGGCCGACCACCACCGCCGCCACGGCGACGGCGTCGTCGACATCGCCCTCGAGGTGCCGGACGTCGACGTCTGCATCGCGCAGGCCCGCCGGGCCGGCGCCCGCGTCGTGCGCGAGCCCGAGGACGTCACCGACGAGCACGGCACCGTGCGGATCGCCAGCATCGCGACGTACGGCGAGACCGTGCACACGCTGGTCGACCGGAGCCGGTACGACGGCCCCTACCTGCCCGGCTACGTGACGAAGACCAGCTCGTGGCAGAAGCGCGACGGCCAGCCGAAGCGGCTCTTCCAGGCGCTCGACCACATCGTCGGCAACGTCGAGCTCGGTCACATGGAGGAGTGGGTCGAGTTCTACAACCGCGTCATGGGCTTCGTGAACATGGCGGAGTTCATCGGCGACGACATCGCCACCGACTACTCCGCGCTGATGAGCAAGGTCGTCGCGAACGGCAACCACCGCGTGAAGTTCCCGCTGAACGAGCCGGCGATCGCGAAGAAGAAGTCGCAGATCGACGAGTACCTCGAGTTCTACCGCGGCGCCGGCGCCCAGCACCTCGCCGTCGCGACCAACGACATCATCGCCTCGGTCGACGCGCTGCGCGCGAACGGCGTGGAGTTCCTCGCCACCCCGGACTCGTACTACGAGGACCCCGAGCTCCGCGCCCGGATCGGCAACGTCCGGGTCCCGATCGAGGAGCTGCAGAAGCGCGCGATCCTCGTCGACCGCGACGAGGACGGCTACCTCCTGCAGATCTTCACCAAGCCGCTCGGCGACCGGCCGACGGTCTTCTTCGAGCTGATCGAGCGGCACGGCTCGCTGGGCTTCGGCAAGGGCAACTTCAAGGCGCTCTTCGAGGCCATCGAGCGCGAGCAGGACGCCCGCGGGAACCTCTGA
- a CDS encoding Lrp/AsnC family transcriptional regulator yields MDDLDGRVIELFAHDPRIGVLEASRRLGVARGTVQARLDKLVSGGVITGWGPDLSPEALGYPVTAFLTLEIRQDTTEHQGQRGGHDAVGAHLAAIPEVIEAHTITGAGDMWARVVARSNTDLQRVIDLVLANPAIVRSSTVITLATQVPHRVLPLARVATAGRLS; encoded by the coding sequence ATGGACGATCTCGACGGCAGAGTGATCGAGCTCTTCGCGCACGACCCCCGCATCGGGGTCCTCGAGGCGTCCCGGCGGCTCGGCGTGGCCCGCGGGACGGTCCAGGCGCGGCTCGACAAGCTCGTGAGCGGCGGCGTGATCACCGGCTGGGGCCCGGACCTGTCGCCGGAGGCGCTGGGCTACCCGGTCACGGCGTTCCTCACCCTCGAGATCCGCCAGGACACCACCGAGCACCAGGGCCAGCGCGGCGGCCACGACGCCGTCGGCGCGCACCTCGCGGCCATCCCCGAGGTGATCGAGGCGCACACGATCACCGGCGCCGGCGACATGTGGGCCCGGGTCGTGGCGCGCTCCAACACCGACCTCCAGCGGGTCATCGACCTGGTGCTGGCCAACCCCGCCATCGTCCGCAGCTCCACGGTGATCACGCTGGCCACCCAGGTGCCCCACCGGGTGCTGCCGCTGGCGCGGGTCGCGACCGCGGGCCGCCTCAGCTGA
- a CDS encoding helix-turn-helix domain-containing protein — protein sequence MPAETSQTLDRGLRVLDVLASSPGGLTVTELAGRLAVNRTVVYRLVSTLEQHALVRKDARGRLHVGLGVLHLASAVQPVLRDLAVPVLRALAERVGCTAHLTVADGDEALALAVVEPSWTDFHVSYRVGSRHPLSQGAAGKAILNGREADSPAYAVTAGELQAGARGLAAPVTGVDGLEASVGIVTLGEFDVDTIGPLVADAAAQVAARLS from the coding sequence GTGCCAGCCGAGACCTCGCAGACCCTCGACCGTGGTCTCCGCGTCCTCGACGTGCTGGCCTCGTCGCCGGGCGGGCTGACGGTGACCGAGCTGGCGGGCCGGCTCGCGGTCAACCGGACGGTCGTCTACCGCCTCGTGAGCACGCTCGAGCAGCACGCGCTGGTCCGCAAGGACGCCCGCGGGCGGCTGCACGTCGGGCTCGGCGTGCTGCACCTCGCCTCGGCGGTGCAGCCGGTCCTGCGGGACCTCGCCGTGCCGGTGCTCCGCGCGCTGGCCGAGCGGGTCGGCTGCACCGCCCACCTCACGGTCGCCGACGGCGACGAGGCGCTGGCCCTCGCGGTCGTCGAGCCGTCGTGGACCGACTTCCACGTGAGCTACCGCGTCGGCTCGCGGCACCCGCTGAGCCAGGGAGCGGCCGGCAAGGCGATCCTCAACGGCCGCGAGGCCGACTCCCCGGCGTACGCCGTCACCGCGGGTGAGCTGCAGGCCGGTGCGCGGGGGCTGGCCGCGCCGGTCACGGGCGTCGACGGGCTCGAGGCGAGCGTGGGCATCGTGACGCTGGGGGAGTTCGACGTCGACACGATCGGCCCGCTGGTCGCGGACGCCGCCGCGCAGGTGGCGGCCCGGCTCAGCTGA
- a CDS encoding DEAD/DEAH box helicase family protein, which yields MTGRPDPDAQLSLTPALPPAWPERAAWGTATKLRAWQTAAMEQYFSATPRDYLAVATPGAGKTTFALTVAAELLGRRLIDRVTIVAPTEHLKLQWAEAAARAGIPIDPTYAAGKGKTSKDYVGIAVTYAGVAVNPLAMRIRTENFKTLVILDEVHHAGDALSWGEGVREAFEPAARRLALTGTPFRSDINPIPFVTYAPGDDGVPRSVADFTYGYAHALEDHVVRPVLFMAYSGDMTWRTRAGDEIVARLGEPLTKDLTAQALRTALDPSGSWIPSVLAAADSRLTEVRRHVPDAGGLVIATDQDSARAYAKTLRAITGEAAVVVLSDEKAASKKITAFTDSDQRWMVAVRMVSEGVDVPRLAVGVYATTTATPLFFAQAVGRFVRARTRGETASVFLPSVPSLLGFASEMEVERDHVLGRKITDEGDIFAAEDALIAAANATESGSDELDQSFEALGSEARFDRVLFDGGEFGHAGEVHVGSEEEMDFLGIPGLLEPQQMRELLQQRQSDRAKKQKAAAPTPEADSVAEVSTHEQLAVLRRELNGLVAAWYHRTGQAHGITHAALRKECGGPAAAVATSEQLHERIVRVRDWAARKTS from the coding sequence GTGACGGGACGGCCCGACCCGGACGCCCAGCTCAGCCTCACCCCCGCACTGCCCCCGGCCTGGCCGGAGCGCGCCGCGTGGGGCACGGCGACCAAGCTGCGCGCGTGGCAGACCGCGGCGATGGAGCAGTACTTCTCCGCCACCCCGCGTGACTACCTCGCCGTCGCCACCCCCGGCGCCGGCAAGACGACCTTCGCCCTGACCGTCGCGGCCGAGCTGCTCGGACGCCGGCTGATCGACCGGGTCACGATCGTGGCGCCGACCGAGCACCTCAAGCTGCAGTGGGCCGAGGCCGCCGCCCGTGCCGGGATCCCGATCGACCCGACGTACGCCGCCGGCAAGGGCAAGACGTCGAAGGACTACGTCGGCATCGCCGTGACGTACGCCGGGGTGGCGGTCAACCCGCTCGCGATGCGGATCCGCACCGAGAACTTCAAGACGCTGGTGATCCTCGACGAGGTGCACCACGCCGGTGACGCGCTGTCCTGGGGCGAGGGCGTCCGCGAGGCCTTCGAGCCGGCGGCCCGGCGCCTGGCCCTGACCGGCACGCCGTTCCGCTCCGACATCAACCCGATCCCGTTCGTCACCTACGCGCCCGGCGACGACGGGGTGCCGCGCTCGGTCGCGGACTTCACCTACGGCTACGCCCACGCGCTCGAGGACCACGTCGTCCGGCCGGTGCTCTTCATGGCCTACTCGGGCGACATGACCTGGCGGACCCGCGCCGGCGACGAGATCGTCGCGAGGCTGGGGGAGCCGCTCACCAAGGACCTCACCGCCCAGGCGCTGCGGACCGCCCTGGACCCCTCCGGGTCGTGGATCCCGTCGGTCCTGGCCGCGGCCGACAGCCGGCTGACCGAGGTCCGCCGCCACGTGCCCGACGCCGGGGGCCTGGTGATCGCCACCGACCAGGACTCCGCCCGGGCCTACGCCAAGACGCTGCGCGCGATCACCGGCGAGGCCGCGGTCGTCGTGCTCTCCGACGAGAAGGCCGCATCCAAGAAGATCACCGCGTTCACCGACAGCGACCAGCGCTGGATGGTCGCGGTCCGGATGGTGTCCGAGGGCGTCGACGTGCCGCGCCTGGCGGTCGGCGTCTACGCCACCACCACCGCGACGCCGCTGTTCTTCGCCCAGGCCGTCGGCCGCTTCGTCCGGGCCCGTACCCGCGGCGAGACCGCCTCGGTCTTCCTGCCGTCGGTGCCGTCGCTGCTGGGCTTCGCCTCCGAGATGGAGGTCGAGCGTGACCACGTGCTGGGCCGCAAGATCACCGACGAGGGCGACATCTTCGCCGCCGAGGACGCCCTGATCGCGGCGGCCAACGCCACCGAGTCGGGCTCCGACGAGCTGGACCAGTCGTTCGAGGCGCTCGGCTCCGAGGCGCGCTTCGACCGGGTGCTCTTCGACGGCGGCGAGTTCGGCCACGCCGGCGAGGTGCACGTCGGCTCGGAGGAGGAGATGGACTTCCTCGGCATCCCCGGCCTGCTCGAGCCCCAGCAGATGCGCGAGCTGCTCCAGCAGCGCCAGAGCGACCGGGCCAAGAAGCAGAAGGCCGCGGCGCCGACGCCCGAGGCGGACAGCGTCGCCGAGGTCTCGACCCACGAGCAGCTGGCGGTGCTGCGGCGCGAGCTCAACGGGCTGGTCGCCGCGTGGTACCACCGCACCGGCCAGGCGCACGGGATCACCCATGCCGCCCTGCGCAAGGAGTGCGGCGGGCCGGCCGCCGCGGTGGCCACCTCCGAGCAGCTGCACGAGCGCATCGTGCGCGTGCGGGACTGGGCTGCCCGGAAGACCTCCTGA
- a CDS encoding DUF3039 domain-containing protein — MTSIGFSTEADVREDRRTVPTDEGDHERFSHYVEKDKLTEAMVMGTPVVALCGKVWVPSRAPEKFPVCPDCKDMWESMQPGDGDGDA, encoded by the coding sequence GTGACCAGCATCGGATTCTCGACAGAGGCGGACGTCCGCGAGGACCGCCGTACCGTCCCGACCGACGAGGGTGACCACGAGCGCTTCTCGCACTACGTCGAGAAGGACAAGCTCACCGAGGCGATGGTGATGGGCACCCCCGTGGTCGCCCTGTGCGGCAAGGTCTGGGTCCCCAGCCGCGCCCCGGAGAAGTTCCCCGTGTGCCCCGACTGCAAGGACATGTGGGAGAGCATGCAGCCCGGTGACGGGGATGGCGACGCGTGA
- a CDS encoding YqgE/AlgH family protein codes for MSDVRAGMLLVATPALVDPNFADTVVLLLDVDENGALGVVLNRPSAVPVAEVLAGWSDVVAEPEVLFHGGPVSTEGALAVALLASDDDVPVGFREVSGQLGLVDLDTPVELIDGSLQGLRIFAGYAGWGAAQLDGEIEEGSWYVVPGQAPDVFRLDPTDLWRDVLRRQPGELAWHSTRPVDPDLN; via the coding sequence ATGAGCGACGTACGGGCGGGGATGCTGCTGGTGGCGACACCGGCGCTCGTCGACCCGAACTTCGCCGACACCGTCGTGCTGCTGCTCGACGTCGACGAGAACGGCGCGCTCGGTGTGGTGCTCAACCGCCCCTCGGCCGTGCCGGTCGCCGAGGTGCTGGCCGGCTGGAGCGACGTCGTCGCCGAGCCGGAGGTGCTCTTCCACGGCGGCCCGGTGAGCACCGAGGGCGCGCTCGCGGTGGCCCTGCTGGCCTCCGACGACGACGTCCCCGTGGGCTTCCGGGAGGTCTCGGGCCAGCTCGGCCTGGTCGACCTCGACACCCCCGTCGAGCTGATCGACGGGAGCCTCCAGGGGCTGCGGATCTTCGCCGGGTACGCCGGCTGGGGAGCCGCCCAGCTGGACGGCGAGATCGAGGAGGGCAGCTGGTACGTCGTCCCCGGCCAGGCCCCCGACGTCTTCCGCCTGGACCCCACGGACCTGTGGCGCGACGTGCTCCGCCGGCAGCCCGGGGAGCTGGCGTGGCACTCCACACGTCCGGTCGACCCGGACCTCAACTGA
- a CDS encoding TetR/AcrR family transcriptional regulator, whose translation MSKSSVSKLVPKVPGVPGGSRRQQYSASTKRALVDVAEELFTDHGYAATSLDAIVAGARVTKGALYHHFSGKQALFEAVFERVETDAAKHIQKALRGNRDPWEKARAGLRAFLGVVQEPRYRRIVIQEGPSVLGYERYREQEERSTFANVVDIVRAVLSAGTWDLDEDMLQTFARIFFGAMSSAGESVSSAEDPIAAALRVETAIGFILAGFQALADTGVELPTGVPPT comes from the coding sequence ATGAGCAAATCCTCGGTGAGCAAGCTGGTCCCCAAGGTGCCCGGCGTGCCGGGGGGCAGCCGGCGTCAGCAGTACTCCGCCTCGACCAAGCGCGCGCTGGTCGACGTGGCCGAGGAGCTGTTCACCGACCACGGGTACGCCGCCACCTCGCTCGACGCGATCGTCGCGGGGGCCCGGGTCACCAAGGGCGCGCTCTACCACCACTTCAGCGGCAAGCAGGCGCTGTTCGAGGCCGTCTTCGAGCGCGTCGAGACCGACGCGGCCAAGCACATCCAGAAGGCCCTACGGGGCAACCGCGACCCCTGGGAGAAGGCCCGGGCCGGCCTGCGGGCGTTCCTCGGCGTCGTGCAGGAGCCGCGCTACCGCCGGATCGTGATCCAGGAGGGCCCGTCGGTCCTCGGCTACGAGCGCTACCGCGAGCAGGAGGAGCGCTCGACCTTCGCCAACGTCGTCGACATCGTCCGGGCCGTGCTCAGCGCCGGCACCTGGGACCTCGACGAGGACATGCTGCAGACCTTCGCCCGGATCTTCTTCGGCGCGATGTCGTCGGCCGGCGAGTCCGTGTCGAGCGCCGAGGACCCGATCGCCGCCGCGCTGCGCGTCGAGACGGCGATCGGGTTCATCCTGGCCGGCTTCCAGGCCCTGGCGGACACGGGCGTGGAGCTGCCGACCGGGGTCCCGCCTACTTGA
- a CDS encoding DUF3048 domain-containing protein, with amino-acid sequence MRRLRLSAAVLVSASLLLAGCGGGDDSSSSGDTTPDAQKVAGGSTLDSTWPLTGLPVSGDASASQDHPVLVAKMDNTYSSAPQLGLSHADMVVEELVEGGLTRLAAFYYQDIPGDVGPVRSMRASDIGIVSPADATVVTSGAAGRTIARIKDAGIPFFQEGAKGFHRDSSRSAPYNLFANLTDVAAGIDQDDARPDDYLPWGSEKDFPKGQPAKTIAATFSGGHTTNWTYQGDGYVNENTYAAKGDEFPADTVLVLRVQVGDAGYLDPAGNPVPETKFTGKGQALLFHGGRLVRGTWEKKDLTSNLTLSTAAGKLDVPAGHTWIELVPAANGNVTFK; translated from the coding sequence GTGCGCCGCCTCCGCCTCTCTGCCGCCGTCCTCGTCTCGGCCTCCCTGCTGCTCGCCGGTTGCGGCGGCGGTGACGACTCGTCGTCCTCCGGCGACACGACCCCCGACGCCCAGAAGGTGGCCGGCGGCTCGACGCTGGACTCAACCTGGCCGCTGACCGGCCTGCCGGTGAGCGGCGACGCGAGCGCGTCGCAGGACCACCCCGTGCTGGTGGCCAAGATGGACAACACCTACTCGAGCGCCCCGCAGCTCGGTCTCAGCCACGCCGACATGGTCGTGGAGGAGCTCGTCGAGGGTGGGCTGACCCGCCTCGCGGCGTTCTACTACCAGGACATCCCCGGCGACGTCGGCCCCGTGCGCTCGATGCGCGCGAGCGACATCGGCATCGTCTCGCCGGCCGACGCGACCGTCGTGACCAGCGGCGCCGCGGGCCGCACCATCGCCCGGATCAAGGACGCCGGCATCCCGTTCTTCCAGGAGGGGGCCAAGGGCTTCCACCGCGACAGCAGCCGCAGCGCGCCGTACAACCTCTTCGCGAACCTCACCGACGTCGCGGCCGGGATCGACCAGGACGACGCGCGACCGGACGACTACCTGCCGTGGGGCTCCGAGAAGGACTTCCCCAAGGGTCAGCCCGCGAAGACGATCGCGGCGACGTTCTCGGGCGGCCACACGACGAACTGGACCTACCAGGGCGACGGCTACGTCAACGAGAACACCTACGCCGCGAAGGGCGACGAGTTCCCCGCCGACACCGTGCTGGTGCTGCGGGTGCAGGTCGGTGACGCGGGCTACCTCGACCCGGCCGGCAACCCGGTGCCGGAGACGAAGTTCACCGGCAAGGGCCAGGCCCTGCTCTTCCACGGCGGCCGCCTCGTGCGCGGCACCTGGGAGAAGAAGGACCTGACCTCGAACCTCACGCTGTCGACCGCGGCCGGCAAGCTCGACGTGCCCGCCGGGCACACCTGGATCGAGCTGGTGCCCGCCGCGAACGGCAACGTCACCTTCAAGTAG
- a CDS encoding C40 family peptidase, whose product MSAPRLRLLALPVLLPLIVVALLATTLGLAPGADAATRREKIHHARSIALHQIGDRYAYGAAGPRRFDCSGLVYYSYRKAGLSVPRTSSAQAAHARHIRKSHLRAGDFMYFHDGGGVYHVAIFLRWSHGHAVMLHAPGSGQRVHRDAPWTRSWFAGTLRGR is encoded by the coding sequence ATGTCTGCCCCGAGACTGCGCCTCCTCGCCCTGCCCGTGCTCCTCCCCCTGATCGTCGTCGCGCTGCTCGCGACCACGCTCGGCCTCGCGCCGGGCGCGGACGCCGCCACCCGCCGCGAGAAGATCCACCACGCCCGCTCAATCGCGCTGCACCAGATCGGCGACCGGTACGCCTACGGCGCCGCCGGGCCGCGCCGGTTCGACTGCTCGGGCCTCGTCTACTACAGCTACCGCAAGGCCGGCCTCTCGGTCCCGCGGACCTCGTCGGCCCAGGCGGCCCACGCCCGCCACATCCGCAAGAGCCACCTCCGTGCGGGTGACTTCATGTACTTCCACGACGGCGGCGGGGTCTACCACGTCGCGATCTTCCTGCGCTGGAGCCACGGCCACGCCGTGATGCTGCACGCGCCGGGGTCGGGCCAGCGGGTCCACCGCGACGCGCCCTGGACCCGGTCCTGGTTCGCCGGCACCCTCCGGGGCCGCTGA
- a CDS encoding SDR family NAD(P)-dependent oxidoreductase, which produces MGRFDGRVVVVTGAARGIGFGTATRFAEEGASVAIIDLDESAAAEAAAKLPVTGGAKAVGIGADVSNGASAEAAVARVVEELGGIHVLVNNAGITRDNLLFKMTEDDWDLVMGVHLKGAFLMTKAAQAHFVAQKYGKILNLSSVSALGNRGQANYSAAKMGVQGFTRTLGIELGPFGINANAIAPGFIATEMTDATAARVKMSVEDFRAAAAEANPVKRVGFPEDIAAAAAFLCSDEASYITGQTLYVDGGAKLG; this is translated from the coding sequence ATGGGTCGTTTCGACGGACGCGTCGTCGTCGTCACCGGAGCCGCGCGCGGCATCGGGTTCGGCACCGCCACCCGCTTCGCCGAGGAGGGTGCGTCGGTCGCGATCATCGACCTCGACGAGTCGGCGGCCGCGGAGGCCGCCGCGAAGCTGCCCGTCACCGGCGGTGCGAAGGCCGTCGGCATCGGCGCCGACGTCAGCAACGGCGCCTCGGCCGAGGCCGCGGTCGCCCGCGTCGTGGAGGAGCTCGGCGGCATCCACGTGCTCGTCAACAACGCCGGCATCACCCGCGACAACCTGCTCTTCAAGATGACCGAGGACGACTGGGACCTCGTCATGGGCGTGCACCTCAAGGGCGCGTTCCTGATGACCAAGGCCGCGCAGGCGCACTTCGTGGCGCAGAAGTACGGCAAGATCCTCAACCTCTCGAGCGTCTCCGCGCTCGGCAACCGCGGCCAGGCGAACTACTCCGCCGCGAAGATGGGCGTGCAGGGCTTCACCCGCACCCTCGGCATCGAGCTCGGCCCGTTCGGCATCAACGCCAACGCGATCGCGCCCGGCTTCATCGCCACCGAGATGACCGACGCCACGGCCGCCCGCGTGAAGATGAGCGTCGAGGACTTCCGGGCCGCCGCGGCCGAGGCCAACCCCGTCAAGCGCGTCGGCTTCCCGGAGGACATCGCGGCCGCCGCGGCGTTCCTGTGCAGCGACGAGGCGTCGTACATCACCGGCCAGACGCTGTACGTCGACGGCGGCGCGAAGCTCGGCTGA